In one window of Helianthus annuus cultivar XRQ/B chromosome 17, HanXRQr2.0-SUNRISE, whole genome shotgun sequence DNA:
- the LOC110925061 gene encoding uncharacterized protein LOC110925061 produces MEPLLSLQGLISHVDGSVDSPIHTVTTNNKTSPNPEYVSWLAADQRTIVLINATLSEEAMTNLRDQLYTLLKGSKSVADFGRQLKGLSDQLAAIGYPVNRDDQTHWFLFGLGPSFESFSAIIKSVQPPPSLQDLISKAESHEMFFRSLHANNQPPFAFTTQADHTNTPVRGRRSSRFAGSSNRGGRNGGRGYNRRLPHCQLCRQSGHYASACPSLSTFANRHNSVDESIANAFLSKCVVNESRPDWFADSGAMDHMTPNDQNVINTTPSSGTFSKLSYKTQTLDYRLRPGFDSLVLQLAPSDLTAHSPSLW; encoded by the exons ATGGAGCCTCTTCTTTCCCTTCAAGGTCTCATATCACATGTTGATGGCTCAGTTGATTCCCCAATTCACACTGTTACCACTAATAATAAAACCTCCCCTAATCCTGAGTATGTTTCATGGCTTGCTGCTGATCAACGCACCATAGTGCTCATCAATGCCACGCTATCGGAGGAAGCGATGACT AACCTCCGTGATCAGCTTTACACTCTTCTTAAAGGGTCTAAATCTGTGGCTGACTTTGGTCGTCAATTAAAGGGATTGTCGGACCAATTGGCGGCGATCGGATATCCGGTTAACCGGGATGACCAGACTCACTGGTTCCTTTTTGGTCTAGGACCCTCTTTTGAGTCATTTTCTGCCATCATCAAATCGGTTCAGCCCCCACCATCTCTTCAGGATCTTATTTCCAAAGCCGAAAGCCATGAAATGTTTTTTCGGTCGTTACATGCAAACAATCAGCCTCCATTTGCTTTCACAACCCAAGCCGATCACACCAACACTCCTGTGCGTGGTCGTCGTTCTTCTCGTTTCGCTGGATCTAGTAACCGTGGTGGTCGCAATGGTGGTCGTGGTTATAATCGGCGACTGCCCCATTGCCAACTGTGCCGTCAATCGGGCCATTATGCCTCTGCATGCCCCTCATTGTCCACTTTTGCTAATCGCCACAATTCGGTTGATGAGAGCATTGCTAATGCTTTCTTATCTAAATGTGTTGTTAATGAATCTCGTCCCGATTGGTTTGCTGATTCGGGAGCAATGGACCACATGACTCCCAatgatcaaaatgtcatcaacaCCACTCCATCTTCAG gaaccTTTTCCAAGCTTTCTTACAAGACCCAAACCCTCGATTACAGACTCCGGCCTGGATTCGattctttggttcttcaattggcGCCATCCGATCTCACAGCTCACAGTCCTTCACTTTGGTGA
- the LOC110925522 gene encoding uncharacterized protein LOC110925522, producing MEKKPEGKKNGCKEDDDLPRMQLNHVSRLCKSVKDSVEFYEKALGFVPIERPQGFDFDGAWLFNYGIGIHLVQAKDEQKLPDNDELDPMDNHISFQCEDMAALERKLNELNIKYIKRTVGGKEDGVIDQLFFKDPDGFMIEICNCENVKLKPAGSIGRLKLPFDRHNPPVELDSNAANAS from the exons ATGGAGAAGAAACCAGAAGGAAAAAAGAATGGCTGCAAAGAAGACGATGACCTCCCTCGCATGCAACTTAACCATGTCTCTAGGCTCTGCAAGTCGGTGAAGGACTCGGTCGAGTTCTACGAAAAGGCGTTAGGGTTCGTGCCGATTGAGCGCCCGCAAGGGTTCGATTTCGATGGCGCCTGGTTGTTTAATTATGGAATTGGGATTCATCTAGTTCAGGCTAAGGATGAACAGAAGTTACCTGATAATGATGAATTGGATCCTATGGATAATCACATATCCTTCCAG TGTGAGGACATGGCAGCATTGGAGAGAAAATTGAACGAGCTGAACATCAAGTACATAAAGAGGACAGTGGGCGGGAAAGAAGACGGGGTGATCGACCAGCTGTTTTTTAAAGATCCAGATGGATTTATGATTGAGATCTGCAACTGCGAGAATGTGAAGCTGAAGCCTGCGGGTTCCATTGGCCGGCTTAAACTGCCATTTGACCGCCATAATCCGCCTGTGGAGCTCGACTCTAATGCTGCGAACGCCAGCTGA
- the LOC118489009 gene encoding uncharacterized protein LOC118489009, which produces MAELNSQKHGRSSKIIRQNQTSLQIFKIHRTKSNIARNYMKMHWVRVEFLQSFQPQIYIKMAQMMMRMVFRIVLLQSCYPQVFMRTRNFMFTTHPMALECGVLMFLLF; this is translated from the exons ATGGCTGAGTTGAACAGCCAAAAACATGGCAGATCTTCAAAAATCATCAGACAAAATCAAACATCGCTGCAGATCTTCAAAATTCATCGGACAAAATCAAACATAGCAAGAAACTACATGAAGATGCATTGGGTGAGAGTAGAGTTTCTTCAGAGTTTCCAG CCTCAGATCTACATCAAAATGGCACAAATGATGATGAGGATGGTGTTCAGAATTGTACTTTTACAGAGCTGCTATCCACAG GTATTCATGCGGACGAGGAATTTTATGTTCACCACACACCCAATGGCACTAGAATGTGGTGTCCTAATGTTCCTATTGTTTTAA